One window from the genome of Rariglobus hedericola encodes:
- a CDS encoding sulfite exporter TauE/SafE family protein — translation MNLEPWQLVLAIVGAVLVGVSKTGIAGLGMLFVVMFANVIPAKQSSGFVLPLLIFGDVVAVWSYRAHAKWAHVFRLMPWTAAGVVLGYFAMGRIDDRQARVLIGVIILVMVTVQLWRRWRAKPGELAEHGAWFAPTIGVLAGFTTLIANAAGPLMAIYLLAMRLPKMEYVGTGAVFFLLLNCFKVPFMVNLGLITTDSFGFNLMLAPAVFLGAMMGRKLLPKINQKLFENLALGLSAVAGIRLLF, via the coding sequence ATGAATCTTGAACCGTGGCAACTGGTGCTGGCGATTGTCGGGGCGGTGCTGGTGGGCGTGTCGAAGACCGGCATCGCAGGACTCGGCATGCTGTTCGTCGTGATGTTTGCGAACGTCATTCCGGCGAAACAATCGAGCGGCTTCGTGCTGCCGCTGCTGATCTTCGGTGACGTGGTCGCGGTGTGGTCGTATCGAGCGCACGCGAAGTGGGCGCATGTTTTCCGGCTGATGCCATGGACGGCGGCGGGCGTGGTGCTCGGGTATTTTGCGATGGGGCGTATCGACGACCGGCAGGCGCGTGTGCTGATCGGCGTGATCATTCTCGTGATGGTGACCGTGCAGTTGTGGCGGCGCTGGCGCGCGAAGCCAGGCGAGTTGGCGGAGCATGGTGCCTGGTTCGCGCCGACCATCGGCGTGCTGGCGGGATTCACCACGCTGATCGCGAATGCGGCGGGTCCGCTGATGGCAATTTATCTGCTGGCGATGCGACTGCCGAAGATGGAATACGTGGGCACGGGCGCGGTATTTTTCCTGCTGCTCAACTGCTTCAAGGTTCCGTTCATGGTGAACCTCGGACTGATCACCACGGACAGTTTTGGCTTCAACCTGATGCTGGCGCCGGCGGTGTTCCTCGGGGCGATGATGGGGCGGAAACTGCTGCCGAAGATCAATCAGAAGCTCTTTGAAAATCTGGCGCTTGGCCTGAGCGCGGTGGCGGGCATAAGACTCTTGTTCTAA
- a CDS encoding crossover junction endodeoxyribonuclease RuvC — translation MARMNVRQMWAAKLAGGAVPAPKAGGPSRVTGASVGTQAVFSLQRAPFSGAVLGIDPSLRGTGLALIEFSPTKQPVLLRCRTLKIPASRPMSYALGEIHRAVATFLNDFQVKHVALEQTIYVQNFQTAQILGAARGAAISAAALAGLDIFEYAPLRVKQAVTGAGRASKEQMARTVMSMLGHGAVLASDEADAAGVALCHAFTWRE, via the coding sequence ATGGCGCGCATGAACGTGAGGCAGATGTGGGCGGCGAAACTGGCGGGCGGGGCGGTGCCTGCGCCGAAGGCCGGCGGCCCCTCGCGTGTGACGGGAGCATCCGTGGGGACGCAGGCGGTGTTTTCGTTGCAACGCGCGCCATTTTCCGGAGCGGTGCTGGGCATCGATCCGTCGTTGCGCGGAACGGGTCTGGCGTTGATCGAGTTTTCTCCGACGAAGCAGCCGGTGTTGTTGCGCTGCCGCACGCTGAAGATTCCGGCGAGCCGGCCGATGTCGTATGCTCTCGGCGAAATTCACCGGGCGGTGGCGACGTTTCTAAACGATTTTCAAGTGAAGCATGTGGCGTTGGAACAGACGATCTACGTGCAGAATTTCCAGACGGCGCAAATTCTCGGCGCAGCGCGCGGTGCGGCGATCTCGGCGGCGGCGCTGGCGGGGCTGGATATTTTTGAATACGCTCCGTTGCGCGTGAAGCAGGCGGTGACCGGCGCGGGCCGCGCGAGCAAAGAGCAGATGGCGCGCACGGTGATGTCGATGCTCGGTCACGGAGCAGTGCTGGCCAGCGACGAGGCGGACGCGGCGGGCGTGGCGCTGTGTCACGCGTTCACCTGGCGGGAGTGA
- the hemH gene encoding ferrochelatase — protein sequence MSKRAVLLVNLGSPDSTSVPDVRRYLNEFLGDERVIDKPRSKLLRTILVNGIITPFRSPKSSKAYQEIWTAEGSPLVVTSQKVREKLANELGAEAPVYLAMRYGNPSIASVLAKIVADGVTDILLFPQYPHYAMSSWETVVVKVQEEAARLAKPLNVETVQPFFEDADYIEALYQVSAPYLSLPHDMLLVSYHSIPERHLREADSSRAHCTVMKDCCSTCSPIHGTCYKAQVLKTTQAFVKRAGISADKHTVSFQSRLAGEPWLTPYTDYELERLPKEGKKRLLVMTPAFVADCLETLEEIAGEGKEEFLHAGGDWFQHIPCLNDQPPYIDFLAGRVRAWLGGRKPVEIQAGQRAQTLAAAE from the coding sequence ATGTCCAAGCGCGCCGTCCTCCTCGTCAATCTCGGGTCCCCCGACTCCACGTCCGTTCCCGACGTGCGTCGCTATTTGAACGAATTCCTCGGTGACGAACGGGTGATCGACAAACCGCGCTCCAAGCTCCTGCGCACGATCCTCGTCAACGGCATCATCACCCCTTTCCGCTCCCCCAAATCCTCCAAGGCCTACCAGGAAATCTGGACCGCCGAGGGTTCGCCGCTCGTCGTCACCTCGCAAAAGGTCCGCGAAAAACTCGCCAACGAGCTGGGCGCCGAGGCTCCCGTGTATCTGGCAATGCGATACGGCAACCCGTCCATCGCCTCGGTGCTCGCGAAGATTGTCGCAGACGGCGTGACCGACATCCTGCTCTTCCCCCAATACCCGCACTACGCCATGTCGTCGTGGGAAACCGTTGTCGTAAAGGTCCAGGAGGAAGCCGCCCGCCTGGCCAAGCCTCTCAACGTCGAAACCGTCCAGCCGTTCTTCGAGGACGCCGACTACATCGAAGCGCTTTATCAAGTCAGCGCGCCTTACCTTTCCCTGCCCCACGACATGCTGCTCGTGAGCTACCACAGCATTCCCGAGCGCCACTTGCGCGAAGCCGATTCATCCCGCGCCCACTGCACGGTGATGAAGGATTGTTGCAGCACCTGCAGTCCCATTCACGGCACTTGCTACAAGGCCCAGGTTCTCAAAACCACCCAGGCTTTCGTCAAACGCGCCGGCATCTCCGCCGATAAACACACCGTGTCGTTCCAGTCGCGCCTCGCCGGCGAACCGTGGCTCACACCTTACACCGATTACGAACTCGAGCGCCTTCCCAAGGAGGGCAAAAAACGGTTGCTCGTGATGACGCCCGCCTTCGTGGCCGACTGCTTGGAAACGCTCGAAGAAATCGCCGGCGAAGGCAAAGAGGAGTTCCTGCACGCCGGTGGTGACTGGTTCCAACACATTCCATGTCTGAACGACCAGCCTCCTTACATCGATTTTCTGGCCGGTCGCGTGCGCGCCTGGCTCGGCGGCCGCAAGCCGGTGGAGATACAGGCAGGCCAGCGTGCGCAGACCCTCGCCGCGGCTGAATAA
- the recF gene encoding DNA replication/repair protein RecF (All proteins in this family for which functions are known are DNA-binding proteins that assist the filamentation of RecA onto DNA for the initiation of recombination or recombinational repair.) — translation MRLRRITLQHFRNIPLAELAFEGRQQFFVGDNGQGKTNLLEAAGFVSALRSFRTADTRVLIAQGQTEAALACEFEHEKFGVTKLVIKLRPGGKEVWCDGEKVTRLGDYLGRFPTVVFSSQDQQLVRGAPGLRRRWLDFTLAAMDTAYLRALQTYHKALAERNALLKRGAGGGELGAFEKPLATAAAELQVKREAGVAELAAHVATAYAQIADDAEQAGLRLAPDITAENAHAWLGVFERGRARDAQFRTTLAGPHRDDLLFTLNGRTAKDYGSEGQQRSLVLSLQLAQVSFFRARMGVEPLLLADDVLGELDPERRKRFWATLGESRQVIATGTSLPDAELGSWEVFRVAAGAFAKETTL, via the coding sequence ATGCGTCTTCGCCGGATCACGTTGCAGCACTTTCGCAATATCCCCCTTGCCGAACTGGCATTCGAGGGACGGCAGCAGTTTTTTGTCGGCGATAATGGGCAGGGGAAAACCAATTTGCTGGAGGCGGCCGGTTTCGTGAGTGCGTTGCGCTCGTTTCGCACGGCGGACACGCGGGTGCTGATCGCGCAAGGGCAGACGGAAGCGGCACTGGCCTGTGAGTTTGAGCACGAAAAATTCGGGGTGACCAAGCTGGTGATCAAGCTGCGTCCGGGCGGAAAAGAAGTGTGGTGCGATGGCGAAAAAGTGACACGACTTGGGGACTATCTCGGCCGGTTTCCCACCGTGGTATTTTCTTCGCAAGACCAGCAACTCGTGCGCGGCGCGCCGGGACTGCGTCGGCGGTGGCTGGACTTCACGCTGGCGGCGATGGACACGGCTTATTTGCGCGCGCTGCAGACTTATCACAAGGCGCTGGCGGAGCGGAATGCGTTGCTCAAACGCGGCGCGGGCGGTGGGGAGTTGGGTGCGTTTGAAAAACCGCTGGCGACGGCCGCGGCGGAGTTGCAGGTGAAGCGCGAGGCAGGTGTCGCGGAGCTGGCGGCGCATGTGGCGACGGCGTATGCGCAGATCGCGGACGACGCGGAGCAGGCGGGGCTGCGGCTGGCGCCGGATATCACGGCGGAGAACGCGCACGCGTGGCTCGGCGTGTTCGAACGCGGGCGGGCGCGTGACGCGCAGTTTCGCACGACGCTGGCGGGGCCGCACCGTGATGATTTGTTGTTCACGCTGAACGGCCGCACGGCGAAGGACTATGGATCGGAAGGGCAGCAACGCAGCTTGGTTCTGTCGTTGCAGCTGGCGCAGGTGAGTTTTTTCCGCGCGCGCATGGGCGTGGAGCCGTTGCTGCTGGCGGACGACGTGCTGGGCGAACTCGATCCGGAGCGGCGGAAACGGTTTTGGGCGACGTTGGGTGAGTCGCGTCAGGTGATCGCAACGGGCACGAGCCTGCCGGACGCCGAGCTGGGCTCATGGGAAGTATTTCGCGTGGCGGCCGGCGCATTTGCGAAGGAGACTACTTTATGA
- a CDS encoding tetratricopeptide repeat protein, with amino-acid sequence MLHDPKDELAAKRRLIALIITAVILVAAAIILWIYRDDLRSAYRRWRQDRSFDQARAFAANNDAASTVFALKAALEADSANPVAWRTAADFFEQAGDRQAIKLREQVLVLEPASAVNRLALINTALRFREFTTAQQAFDEASSADRDTLDYRKTAASLAYALGRPAEAEALLAAILKDHPDDRRIRLDRAVIMLRYAPPELAATAETELETLIASDNTRASALRELAIASLRTNRPARALAYADQLAALTEATFNDLLLRGAASLATGATLDDVLRPLQSRVLQNPAEAIPLSTWLLATGRSRAVRSWIETLPEATRNLPPIRAAEVDCLNALGEWRQAAALIALGAWGPIPAEAMQLAVTARTLRERGRAKLQENAWNEAVRLASGNLASLRVLHRLALSWGWEDEARGVLLAVARTRPNQTWAHRALVRHAYQIGDTATLKEVYRLWREAEPNNPLVEGNWTMLTLLTEPGSRPTLAKTTAAKLYASSPENPFYATTQAFALWQLERPAEAVKIMEKLPAEERGAPARAFYYALFLASANRPAEALRYLSLSDRKNLLPEERRLLINAYERTQVVSPPPKSEPATVAPRPSPVPIKSP; translated from the coding sequence ATGCTGCACGATCCCAAGGACGAACTGGCCGCCAAGCGCAGGTTGATCGCGCTTATCATCACCGCCGTCATCCTCGTGGCGGCGGCGATCATTCTCTGGATTTATCGCGATGATCTGCGCTCCGCCTACCGTCGTTGGCGGCAGGACCGCAGCTTTGATCAGGCTCGCGCCTTCGCCGCAAACAACGACGCGGCCAGCACCGTATTCGCCCTCAAGGCCGCCCTCGAAGCCGACAGTGCAAATCCGGTTGCCTGGCGCACCGCCGCCGATTTTTTTGAACAGGCCGGCGACCGGCAGGCCATCAAGCTGCGCGAACAGGTGCTGGTCCTCGAGCCGGCGTCCGCCGTCAACCGCCTTGCCCTGATCAACACCGCGCTTCGCTTTCGCGAGTTCACCACGGCGCAGCAAGCCTTTGATGAAGCTTCGTCCGCAGATCGCGACACCCTCGATTATCGCAAGACCGCCGCCTCCCTCGCCTATGCACTCGGGCGCCCCGCAGAGGCGGAAGCACTGCTCGCCGCGATCCTGAAGGATCACCCCGACGACCGGCGCATCCGTCTCGACCGGGCCGTGATCATGCTGCGTTACGCGCCGCCCGAGTTGGCCGCGACCGCCGAAACCGAACTGGAAACACTCATCGCATCCGACAATACCCGGGCCAGTGCCTTGCGCGAACTCGCCATCGCGTCCTTGCGCACCAACCGCCCGGCCCGCGCCCTCGCCTACGCCGACCAGCTCGCCGCGCTCACCGAGGCCACGTTCAACGATTTACTGCTGCGAGGCGCAGCATCCCTGGCCACCGGCGCAACTCTCGACGACGTGCTGCGCCCCCTTCAATCGCGTGTTCTTCAAAACCCCGCCGAGGCCATTCCGCTTTCCACCTGGCTGCTGGCCACGGGGCGTTCACGCGCAGTCCGCTCTTGGATAGAGACGCTACCCGAAGCCACCCGCAACCTGCCGCCCATTCGTGCCGCCGAAGTCGATTGCCTCAATGCCCTCGGCGAATGGCGCCAGGCCGCCGCGCTCATCGCTCTCGGAGCCTGGGGGCCGATCCCTGCCGAAGCCATGCAGCTGGCCGTCACCGCCCGCACCCTCCGCGAACGCGGACGCGCCAAGTTGCAGGAAAACGCCTGGAACGAAGCCGTCCGCCTCGCCTCCGGCAATCTCGCCAGCCTCCGCGTGCTTCACCGCCTCGCGTTAAGTTGGGGCTGGGAAGACGAGGCTCGCGGCGTGCTTCTGGCGGTGGCGCGCACACGCCCCAACCAGACATGGGCGCATCGCGCGCTGGTCCGACATGCTTACCAGATCGGCGACACCGCCACCCTCAAGGAGGTTTATCGCCTTTGGCGCGAAGCCGAACCCAATAACCCGCTCGTCGAGGGCAACTGGACCATGCTCACCTTGCTCACCGAGCCCGGTTCGCGGCCCACGCTAGCCAAGACCACCGCCGCCAAGCTTTACGCTTCTTCACCTGAAAATCCGTTCTACGCGACGACCCAAGCCTTCGCCTTGTGGCAACTCGAACGTCCCGCCGAGGCCGTGAAGATCATGGAGAAACTTCCGGCCGAAGAACGCGGCGCCCCCGCCCGCGCTTTTTATTACGCCCTGTTTCTCGCCAGTGCGAACCGGCCGGCCGAGGCACTTCGTTATCTCTCGCTGTCCGACCGCAAAAATCTCCTGCCGGAAGAACGCCGTCTGCTGATCAACGCTTACGAGAGAACCCAGGTCGTTTCTCCGCCGCCGAAAAGCGAGCCGGCAACCGTCGCCCCGCGTCCTTCGCCCGTTCCGATAAAGTCGCCTTAA
- a CDS encoding hybrid sensor histidine kinase/response regulator encodes MNPSASNSLFPDTALLVLDATGTVRAANDAAGRIWQTPCEDLIGQLVVTLFAFEVTSSEPGWRESQWEVLVATALGRPLKLQVQPFEPVSAFDVRIELQAAHGTDAAYFARIQLVTTDATPSASAAVSASVGSPAANVTTAASSPAVEGTTLLATQGPLGFFDLDLATGVITPSPAWEKMLGYAPGQAPRTHESWAALIHPDDTAALPDRVAKPPATGNRDFSAEFRLRHRLGHYVWVHSSGLQLFGPDRSLQRVLGVNFDITERKESEELGVASEDRLERIAESGPLALFDLDFTSSEHWFSSALTSLIGEDDVEPSVHSLLKILPESVAEQGLVAWLSSIDPGTAFFTSSLSLRSPDGRQIPVIIGTHRQWSRKRELLRAVGFILPLPPGTGGGLVPPTLLPGLLDTLNEAVVVTDAHAQVIYLNEKAAKLTGWTLPEARNLKLTEVFKLVRRNDGCPDDTAVDLVLAAEEQPRLYAEHSLVSNNHDKPALPVIWTTRQLRAEDDGSSGIVVVFRDPQEMTLTPEEIIRANRFDSLGQLAGGIAHDFNNLLTTILGGISTAKDNRDYTKLEDAESACMAAKSLTRQLLTFAKGSASAVQQVIDTGDILQDAVRIAAAGTTAVVTVTAPETVAPIQVDRGQIIQVFQNLIINALQAMPDVSKGRVQLRATNVRLAENDVPPLPAGNYVQIEVQDNGSGIPPGHIEKIFEPFYTTKKTGTGLGLATVLSIVRQHGGQIGVDSTVGTGTTFTLFFPTADRPVEEEVRTAPALRFGTGRILFLDDDVKICELTAGMLTSLDYTHDVVRTGEDAITFYRRYLNVGRPYDAVILDLNVVGGMGGEECFKQLRDLHPEVRAIVNSGYDSEDMARRYLDMGFVGYLTKPYRVGDLGRVLKAALGKS; translated from the coding sequence GTGAATCCTTCCGCATCGAACTCACTTTTTCCTGATACCGCGCTCCTGGTGCTCGACGCAACCGGCACGGTGCGCGCCGCCAACGATGCAGCCGGCCGCATCTGGCAAACGCCCTGCGAAGACCTGATCGGCCAGCTGGTCGTCACCTTGTTTGCATTCGAGGTTACCTCCAGCGAACCCGGCTGGCGTGAATCGCAATGGGAAGTCCTCGTGGCCACCGCGCTCGGACGTCCTTTAAAGCTCCAAGTCCAGCCGTTCGAACCCGTCTCCGCCTTCGATGTGCGCATCGAGCTTCAAGCCGCCCATGGCACCGACGCCGCCTACTTCGCACGTATCCAACTCGTCACGACAGACGCGACCCCGTCCGCATCTGCCGCGGTGAGTGCGTCCGTTGGTTCGCCGGCCGCCAATGTCACCACCGCCGCCTCGTCCCCCGCGGTCGAGGGCACCACATTGCTCGCCACGCAGGGCCCGCTCGGTTTCTTCGATCTGGATCTCGCCACCGGCGTCATCACCCCGTCGCCCGCTTGGGAAAAAATGCTCGGCTACGCCCCCGGCCAGGCCCCGCGCACCCATGAAAGTTGGGCCGCCTTGATTCATCCTGACGATACCGCGGCACTGCCCGATCGCGTCGCGAAACCACCCGCCACCGGCAACCGCGATTTCTCCGCCGAATTCCGCCTTCGCCACCGCTTGGGCCACTACGTCTGGGTGCACTCCTCCGGCCTGCAATTATTCGGGCCCGACCGTTCCCTGCAACGCGTGCTCGGCGTCAATTTCGACATCACCGAGCGCAAGGAATCCGAAGAGCTCGGCGTCGCCAGTGAGGATCGTCTTGAACGTATCGCCGAGTCCGGCCCGCTCGCCTTGTTCGATCTCGATTTCACCAGTTCCGAACACTGGTTTTCCTCCGCACTGACCAGCCTCATCGGTGAAGACGATGTTGAGCCCTCCGTCCACTCGCTGCTCAAAATCCTCCCCGAATCCGTCGCCGAGCAGGGCCTCGTCGCATGGCTTTCGTCCATCGATCCCGGCACGGCGTTTTTCACCAGCTCGCTCAGCCTTCGCTCCCCCGATGGACGCCAGATACCGGTGATCATCGGCACCCACCGCCAGTGGTCGCGCAAGCGCGAGTTGCTCCGCGCCGTCGGCTTCATCCTGCCGTTGCCACCCGGCACCGGCGGAGGTCTCGTCCCGCCCACACTGCTTCCCGGCCTGCTCGATACACTCAACGAAGCCGTGGTCGTCACCGATGCCCACGCGCAGGTGATTTACCTCAACGAAAAAGCCGCCAAGCTCACCGGCTGGACTCTCCCCGAGGCCCGTAATCTCAAGCTCACCGAGGTCTTCAAGCTCGTCCGTCGCAACGATGGCTGCCCCGACGACACCGCCGTCGACCTCGTGCTCGCCGCAGAGGAACAGCCGCGTCTCTACGCCGAGCACTCGCTTGTATCCAATAACCACGACAAGCCCGCGCTACCCGTCATCTGGACCACGCGCCAGCTCCGGGCCGAGGACGACGGCTCCTCCGGCATCGTCGTCGTTTTCCGCGATCCGCAGGAGATGACCCTCACGCCCGAGGAAATTATCCGAGCCAACCGCTTCGATTCACTCGGTCAACTCGCCGGCGGTATCGCCCACGATTTCAACAACCTTCTCACCACCATCCTCGGTGGTATTTCCACCGCCAAGGACAACCGCGACTACACCAAGCTCGAGGACGCCGAAAGCGCGTGCATGGCCGCCAAATCGCTCACGCGCCAGCTCCTCACGTTCGCCAAAGGCAGCGCCTCCGCCGTCCAGCAGGTCATCGACACCGGTGACATTCTTCAGGATGCCGTGCGCATCGCCGCCGCCGGCACCACCGCGGTCGTGACCGTGACGGCGCCCGAAACCGTCGCCCCGATCCAAGTGGATCGCGGACAGATCATCCAGGTTTTCCAAAATCTGATCATCAACGCGCTTCAAGCGATGCCCGACGTCAGCAAAGGCCGCGTGCAACTGCGCGCCACCAACGTCCGCCTCGCCGAAAATGACGTCCCGCCGCTGCCCGCCGGCAACTACGTGCAGATCGAGGTGCAGGACAACGGCAGCGGCATTCCGCCCGGTCACATCGAAAAAATCTTCGAACCGTTCTACACCACCAAGAAAACCGGCACCGGTTTGGGCCTCGCCACCGTTCTCTCCATCGTCCGCCAGCATGGCGGCCAGATCGGCGTCGATTCCACCGTCGGCACCGGCACGACCTTTACGCTGTTCTTCCCCACGGCCGACCGTCCGGTCGAAGAAGAGGTCCGCACGGCACCCGCGCTGCGCTTCGGCACGGGCCGCATCTTGTTCCTCGATGACGACGTCAAGATCTGCGAGCTCACCGCCGGCATGCTCACGAGCCTCGACTACACGCACGACGTCGTGCGCACCGGCGAGGACGCGATCACCTTCTACCGTCGCTACCTCAATGTCGGCCGCCCCTACGACGCCGTCATCCTCGACCTCAACGTCGTCGGCGGCATGGGCGGCGAGGAGTGTTTCAAACAGCTCCGCGATCTCCACCCCGAGGTGCGCGCCATCGTCAACAGCGGCTACGACAGCGAAGACATGGCCCGTCGTTATCTCGACATGGGCTTCGTCGGCTATCTCACCAAGCCCTACCGTGTCGGCGATCTCGGCCGCGTCCTGAAAGCCGCGTTAGGGAAGAGCTGA
- a CDS encoding efflux RND transporter periplasmic adaptor subunit, translating to MSLKHVLLPAAFASILVLAGCSKKTAAAPAAPAEVGVISVAPSAITLTRELPGRTSAFLVAEVRARVSGIVLQRHFTEGGDVKEGQLLYTIDPAPYQAALDSAKANLARADANAAVIRLQADRSKKLIDARAISQQEYDDVAASHLAAEADVAAAKAAVQTADINIGYTRVAAPVSGRIGLSQVTQGAYVQQGTATLLATIQQLDPLYVDLTQSSTDVLRLRRDLAAGKLQRAGESAAKAELLLDDNSVYSQNGTLQFSDVTVNASTNSITLRAIFPNPKNELLPGMFVRARLQEGTTPDAILVPQLAITRNSKGEATALVVGAENKVELRVLRTDRAVGNQWLIADGLKAGDQVIVQNLQRIRPGAVVKPVPATNVPASTVAAR from the coding sequence ATGTCGCTGAAACACGTCCTTCTGCCCGCCGCCTTTGCCTCCATTCTTGTGCTCGCGGGGTGTTCCAAAAAAACCGCCGCCGCTCCGGCCGCGCCCGCCGAGGTCGGCGTGATTTCCGTAGCTCCGTCGGCCATCACCCTCACCCGTGAACTGCCCGGCCGCACCTCCGCCTTTCTCGTCGCCGAAGTGCGCGCCCGCGTCAGCGGCATCGTGCTCCAGCGTCACTTCACCGAGGGCGGCGACGTGAAGGAGGGCCAGCTTCTCTACACGATCGATCCGGCTCCTTATCAGGCAGCCCTTGACAGCGCCAAGGCCAACCTCGCCCGAGCCGATGCCAACGCCGCCGTGATCCGCCTCCAGGCTGATCGCTCCAAAAAGCTCATCGATGCCCGCGCCATCAGCCAGCAGGAATACGATGACGTTGCCGCCTCCCACCTCGCCGCCGAGGCCGACGTCGCCGCCGCCAAAGCCGCCGTGCAGACCGCCGACATCAACATCGGCTACACGCGCGTCGCCGCCCCCGTCTCCGGTCGCATCGGACTCTCGCAGGTCACCCAGGGCGCCTATGTGCAGCAAGGCACCGCAACCTTGCTCGCCACCATCCAGCAGCTCGACCCGCTTTACGTCGACCTCACCCAATCCAGCACCGATGTGCTCCGCCTCCGCCGCGACCTCGCCGCCGGCAAACTCCAGCGCGCCGGCGAAAGCGCCGCCAAGGCCGAACTGCTTCTCGATGACAACAGCGTCTACTCCCAGAACGGCACCCTCCAGTTCTCCGATGTGACCGTCAACGCCTCGACCAACTCGATCACCCTCCGCGCGATTTTCCCCAATCCGAAAAACGAACTCCTCCCCGGCATGTTCGTCCGCGCGCGTCTCCAGGAAGGCACCACCCCCGACGCGATTCTCGTTCCGCAGCTCGCCATCACCCGTAATTCCAAGGGCGAGGCCACCGCGCTGGTCGTCGGCGCCGAAAACAAGGTCGAGCTGCGCGTCCTCCGCACCGATCGCGCCGTGGGCAACCAATGGCTCATCGCCGACGGACTCAAAGCGGGCGATCAGGTCATCGTGCAAAACCTTCAGCGCATCCGTCCCGGCGCCGTCGTGAAACCGGTTCCCGCCACCAACGTCCCGGCCTCCACCGTCGCCGCCCGCTGA